The following are encoded in a window of Castanea sativa cultivar Marrone di Chiusa Pesio chromosome 9, ASM4071231v1 genomic DNA:
- the LOC142611211 gene encoding 29 kDa ribonucleoprotein A, chloroplastic-like yields the protein MSTTASSLALQSLTPKTLSLYNPKPTLVSLFSISPSTLRLHCKPISISASFPGFRTLSSRFARNVAVSSEFDQEEDLLSDEDAPGFAPDLKLFVGNLPFTVDSAQLAGLFESAGNVEMVEVIYDKTTGRSRGFGFVTMSSVEEVEAAAQQFNGYEFEGRALRVNAGPPPPRREDSSFRGDSSFRGDSSFRGNRGGGSFGSANRVHVGNLAWGVDDLALENLFSEQGKVIEARVVYDRESGRSRGFGFVTYSSAEEVNSAIEYLNGVDLKGRPLRVSQADAKPPRRQF from the exons ATGTCTACAACGGCCTCTTCATTAGCTCTCCAATCTCTCACACCCAAAACCCTTTCCCTCTACAATCCAAAACCCACTTTggtttctctcttctctatctctcccTCTACTCTCAGGCTTCACTGCAAGCCTATTTCCATTTCCGCTTCTTTTCCAGGGTTTCGGACCCTTTCGTCTCGGTTTGCCCGAAACGTTGCCGTTTCGTCTGAGTTTGACCAAGAAGAGGACCTCTTGAGCGATGAAGACGCGCCTGGCTTCGCACCTGACCTCAAACTCTTCGTGGGTAATCTTCCTTTCACTGTGGACAGTGCTCAGCTCGCTGGTTTGTTCGAAAGCGCTGGAAATGTTGAAATGGTCGAG GTGATTTATGACAAGACAACTGGAAGAAGCAGAGGATTTGGATTTGTGACCATGTCTTCGGTTGAGGAAGTTGAAGCTGCTGCTCAACAGTTCAATGGCTAT GAATTTGAAGGAAGGGCACTAAGGGTGAATGCTGGACCTCCTCCACCTAGGAGGGAGGATTCCTCTTTTAGAGGTGATTCTTCTTTTAGAGGTGATTCTTCTTTTAGAGGTAACAGAGGTGGGGGAAGTTTTGGTTCTGCCAATCGTGTTCATGTGGGTAACCTTGCATGGGGCGTTGATGATTTAGCACTTGAGAATTTGTTTAGCGAGCAAGGAAAGGTTATTGAAGCAAGGGTGGTTTATGACAGGGAGAGTGGTAGATCAAGaggttttggttttgtaacTTACAGTTCTGCTGAAGAGGTCAACAGTGCTATTGAATACTTGAATGGTGTT GACTTGAAAGGCAGACCACTACGAGTCAGTCAGGCAGACGCCAAGCCCCCAAGACgtcaattttga